Proteins from one Hyperolius riggenbachi isolate aHypRig1 chromosome 2, aHypRig1.pri, whole genome shotgun sequence genomic window:
- the TIMM17A gene encoding mitochondrial import inner membrane translocase subunit Tim17-A encodes MEEYTREPCPWRIVDDCGGAFTMGLIGGGIFQAIKGFRNSPQGIKHRMKGSLVSIRTRAPQLGGSFAVWGGLFSMIDCTLVKARGKEDPWNSITSGAMTGAILAARNGPVAMVGSAAMGGILLALIEGAGILLTRFASTQFVNGPPIPEDPSQMAPPSPFGSYPQYQ; translated from the exons ATGGAGGAGTACACCCGGGAGCCGTG cccttggaggattgtagaCGACTGTGGTGGAGCCTTCACCATGGGTCTCATCGGAGGAGGGATTTTCCAGGCTATCAAAGGATTCAGAAACTCTCCTCAG GGCATTAAACACCGTATGAAGGGCAGCTTAGTATCTATAAGGACTCGTGCTCCACAGCTAGGAG GTAGTTTTGCTGTTTGGGGAGGTCTGTTCTCCATGATAGACTGCACTCTGGTGAAGGCTAGAGGAAAAGAGGATCCTTGGAATTCCATCACCAGTGGAGCCATGACCGGAGCAATCCTGGCTGCCAGAA ATGGACCCGTGGCCATGGTGGGATCAGCAGCAATGGGTGGTATTCTTCTGGCTCTCATAGAAGGGGCAGGGATCTTGCTGACCAGATTTGCCTCAACACAGTTTGTAAATG gTCCTCCCATCCCTGAAGATCCCTCACAGATGGCCCCACCTTCTCCGTTTGGTAGTTACCCGCAGTATCAGTGA